GTACATAGGACAAGTTGGAAATCATATTGAGGATGTCCTTTTTCTTGAATAGGTAACATGAATGTGGTCATAAAATATATAGTCCATGAATCTATTTAATTAGTTCTACATAGTTACTATCTTaggataaataatttatatatatccatttgcataatcaatcattgatataaaataattttccacAAGTTGTCCTACAAGTTGTTCTAGGAACTACTTTAAACTTCTTATCTAACTTATGGGACCATAATGTCACTGCGAGGAGTACACGCATAAGCCGTATGCAGCGGGTCTCATGCTTGTTCTCCCAAAGGAGCTTAGAAGACACGTGGAAAGATCTTGACCATTGATTTTAGATGAGTTTACATTATAAAActtgataatataaaattacatAGGTAGATCTTCTAAAAGATACTAGATGTGTATAAATAAGACAAACGACCTCCTACAGCATGCACTACTAAATGTATATAAATTAAGGCCCTTGTGGCACAATGACAACCATTGAATGGAGATGGTACATGCATTGATCTACACTGTTCaaacttttcaaaaatattgtcACATCTATGTTATCCTTATGCACTAATTTTAGAAGATCCGATACGTTTTCAgtcgacatttttgaagagtccaagTAGATTTGATCTAGAGTTGATCAAATTTGCCTTGTTATGTGAGAAATGAATGAATCCAACTCCATATTCTTAATGCCACTTTCTTCAACTGATTTCTTAAGAGCTCCACTCAATTCCATTGCTCTGTTCCTCatttcttctccttcttttgACACCACCAATTTTTCAACTGCTGCTTGCACTATGCCACATGTCACCACCTCATGCCTACGTGTCCACTCCTTAACGACTATGCCAACTTTCAAAATCTTCGTGACCAATACGGAGTTACGGGGTTGATCCGAATGCATTGGCCACGCGGCTATTGGCACTCCCATGGAAATGCTCTCCATGCATGAATTCCATCCACAGTGACTCATGAAACCACCAACAGAAGAATGTGCCAATATTTCCAATTGGGGCGCCCAATCTCTTAACACAATCCCCTTATCCTTAACTCTCTCCTCGAACCCTTTTGGCAATTCAATCTTTCTTGATTGATGATCCTTCGTGAAAACATTCCCTTTATCCGCATCCCTCAGCACCCAAACGAACTTCACCTTGCTCCTCTCCAATCCGATTGCAATCTCCTTGATTTGTTCATTGGAAAATGAAGTCGTGGTCCCAAATGACACGAATACAACCGAGTTTGGCTCATGTTTGTCAAGCCAAATTAGACATTTATGTTGCTTGTGACAACTTTTGGTCCCATATTGTTGTACTAAAACAGGATTGAATGGTCCAAGGGCCCATTGCTTCTTGTTATTACTTATTTGTTCCTTTGACAACAAATCAAGAAAAGGACCTTCAATAACTCTACATGTGTTGTAAATCCTCCCTGAATTGAACTTCATATAATCATATTGTGATTTAATGAATTTCTCAAATTCAGGACTAAAACAATCTTCAAGTGATGGAACATCTTTTAGAAAATTTGCATCAATATCAAAAGGCTTCCCCATATTCTCCcaaataaacaaaaacaatgTGAATGCTGACACACTATGGAAAGCATAGGCCTCAGCATTTTTCAAGTGGACAAAATCTTGAACCACATATCCCATTAATGAGTCATGGATGATGACAATCCTCTTTGCTTTAGACGAGAGGACGCGTAGGAGTTTGGACAAAGGCTTACGTAGAAGAGAAGAAGACTCGAACGAGGGTTGGAGATGGCTTGGGAATTTGATCGTGGAATTCGGGTTGGGAGGAGGGGATTTGAAGAATGGTGTTGAGAGTTCATGAAAATGGATATTGTTGTTTATGAATGAAAATGGATCATGAACTCTTAATTTAGCTTGATGTGTGTGTGTCATTGTTGTAACATAATGGACTTGTATGTTGTGTGATGCAATGAGTTTACATAGTTGAAGAAGTTGATTTAGATGACCTTGTGCTGGAAAAGGGACAACAACTACTatgatttcttgatttttttggcTATGGAAATGGAGAATACTGGAGGCCATTATAGAGAACTATACTATATGAAATGTTTTATTTTGAATCTATACTATGTGCTTTACATTTATATATAGgaggttgattttttttttttttaggttCAATGTTTTGGCTAGCAACTTGTCCCAACTCACCCTCCCCGAAGGGACCTCCGATAAAATTGGAACGATACAGAGAAGATTACATAGCCCTTGTGTAATGATAACACAAAATTTCAGAAATGGTTTGAACGCACCCCCTTTTATTGTGTGTTTGGGAGCATAGGCGTATCCAAAATTTCGAGTGCACTATTATGAAAAAGTGGATTTAAGATATAAATTTGATCGGTTTGACATTTAGATTCTTATCACTGAATATCGTTAAAATTATTTGGTCCAAAATTGATTCATACACAcatttgatttaattatttaaaaaaattacaatgccacaaaatttaggaattttgaatgtgagaaACTTGAAAACTACCTATATATAACGCCAAAAGTGTATCAATAACCAATTAGAGAGGTATTACccaattttagaaagaaaaataaaacaagatatATAtaagattcaaatttctaatCTCACTTAGAAAGATGCACTCaataattaaatgatatttCGAGTATGGATTCAtacatttatattttaatattttttaaaaaatataacactACTATATATGATCTCGAAAAGAGCGTATGGGTTCACGTCAACCCATTGACTCCCCTTTGCATACACCCCTGTTTGGGAGACTAGTTGTTAGGGGTGGGGGTCCATGTCTTTTTTGTTTTATGCGGTACTATTTATTTAGTCGTTTGTACAGAAAAGAATGACGTCTTTTTATATGTGGTGACAATACAACTTTAAAGGTTTTTGTTTTATCCTTGATGACATGTTtttatagccacacaaataTGTCATGGTAAGACTACatgtttcaaaataattttttttccttaaattttaTGTTGAGTCAAATTTCAAAGcataaattgaatatttttcactgattttttttttaatttaaccaTCTGATTTTTAAAACACACTAACCTAGCTAATTTAGATTTATGTTAAGATCTATTTAAAGTGAAAGCGTTTTCTATTAGGAATTTTCATTCTCAAGACATAAACCTAGATttctaattaagaataaatgaATCTATTAATTTAGTTAATTgacaaaaatgatattttttttaatccatAGCCAGACGATATTGGAACAGGGATAAAATGAATTTGTTAGTTTTATGCAATAAACTATTACATTAAATTATACTATGTGATTTGACAGCTGTAATTTATGAATATAATACTAGCAAATGCACAGAAAAAAGTCTAGATAGTATGATGCAAAGATTTTAATGTAGGACAGGTTATTAATTAGTTTGACACATGCTTCTATCTTATCTTATATTTGATATgaactaaattttaaaaatgttaGTTTggcaatatatataatatattaatcaGAAATCTTGGATCGCAGAATTTTTTTTGGGGAGCGTTGTCTCAAAATAGGCCATGCAACAAAATATATATCTAATTGTGACGTACATTTtaatacttttaaatttttttgattgtGCCATTGACACAGTGTACCATCTCAAAATCCAACGACAAGCTTCTCATGACCTATTTGCAATAATTCAACCGGATCTTATGAATTCACgtgaatttaatattttttttgtttttaatttatgtggcatTTTTAGGATTTCGTAATTtaaataagtttattttttactgtaatttttttatatatttttgagttgtcaattattgtgacttatagtactttttacgtagtttacaaatatataaatttcatttcaaaaaaattgaagattcCATGCACTAATTCCTAGTCAAATTTAAACTGCATGACTTTCGAAAAATGAaaagtgccacataaattgagacagaagAATATAATAATATGTACCTTGTATATTACAAAATTTACTAAATAATaactataaatatttaatttatttttatttgcaaATTGCAATTAGAAAACAGaaagatttaaaaaaagaagtaatGTAGGGTAAGGACCAGAGAGTTTTTATAATAACACTGTGGTCGGCAATAGCTAGATGATAATATTGCTGATTAATTTGATACATATCTTGAGCtacaattgttttttttaatttaaaatcaattaatatgatatttatataatatatgataCGTTTTACGTTGATTGTTAACCTACTGAAATCCTCCTCTTTTGTTCGGGCTTGGGACCAACAAACAATTATACAAATCCTCAATAACTCCTTCGAGTTATTGGTTCTCCCAACCCAATAACATTCATGAGTCGTTAGTTCAATTATTGATGAGAAATAGATTAGATGTAATATTCCATTTCAATTGAAAAATgcagtcaaatattttttgtggAAACATATTAAACATTAATTATTACTTGTATTATGAAAATTCACCACAAAACAACAAATTTTATGCTAATCGTCAACTAGtttaaataataacttttattatctaattatcaatttatttgaatatattcttATGACTCGAAATCCACAATATAAACCAGCTGACGTGGACGGAGGTGGGAGCAAGAGGGAATTATGTACATCCTACCAAATGTTTCACTaataaaagcaaaaaataaaaatgggacCATAATTAATGAAGTATTGTTAATTATAAAGagatatttattatattattaccTTTTAGAAACTATTATCAACAGCAAAATGTGACTAAAACTTTCAGTTGTTTTTTAGTCTTAAATAATATTGGTAGCTCAGACATAGTTAtaagtaatttaatttaataataaatacCTCCTTATGATTGAATTAAGAAATGACTTAATTCTAAAACGCCTAATatgttgaaataaaatttatttatcaa
This sequence is a window from Solanum dulcamara chromosome 10, daSolDulc1.2, whole genome shotgun sequence. Protein-coding genes within it:
- the LOC129871443 gene encoding zeatin O-glucosyltransferase-like; its protein translation is MASSILHFHSQKNQEIIVVVVPFPAQGHLNQLLQLCKLIASHNIQVHYVTTMTHTHQAKLRVHDPFSFINNNIHFHELSTPFFKSPPPNPNSTIKFPSHLQPSFESSSLLRKPLSKLLRVLSSKAKRIVIIHDSLMGYVVQDFVHLKNAEAYAFHSVSAFTLFLFIWENMGKPFDIDANFLKDVPSLEDCFSPEFEKFIKSQYDYMKFNSGRIYNTCRVIEGPFLDLLSKEQISNNKKQWALGPFNPVLVQQYGTKSCHKQHKCLIWLDKHEPNSVVFVSFGTTTSFSNEQIKEIAIGLERSKVKFVWVLRDADKGNVFTKDHQSRKIELPKGFEERVKDKGIVLRDWAPQLEILAHSSVGGFMSHCGWNSCMESISMGVPIAAWPMHSDQPLTIFLVTEILKIGLTVREWEKREELVSASAIENVVRKLMASEEGDASRKRAEELGEAVKRSTEKGGASRKELDSFIAHITR